From a region of the Hypanus sabinus isolate sHypSab1 chromosome 2, sHypSab1.hap1, whole genome shotgun sequence genome:
- the LOC132388510 gene encoding B2 bradykinin receptor-like has product MASNNLSVASSLTNSSYCPDGIFWDWLYAFLPIYIMVVCILGLVGNTFVLLVLCLHRSRLTVPDIYLGNLAGADLLLLACLPFWAANIAERFAWPFGQFLCRFVNLTIYMNLWSSIYLLVMVSIDRYLALVRVLNPGRIRTVFCAKINCSLIWAFSLLMSSPAFLFRRVIFQPDLNISACLLQYPQPDWRLKFDIVFIVGAFFIPGAVLSFCTAKILSVLRNDRLRHFRLVRKESKATGLILIVLLAFLICWVPFQIFRVLKFFQIADLLTGCTWKEVLSNGNQIVTFFGCTNSCINPVLYVMVGKQFRKRAKELYSQSVGRRKSLLTFRESTVTHNTPISTLERLGR; this is encoded by the coding sequence ATGGCATCCAACAACCTCAGTGTAGCCAGCAGCCTCACAAACTCCAGCTACTGCCCTGATGGCATCTTCTGGGACTGGCTGTATGCCTTCCTGCCCATCTACATCATGGTGGTGTGCATCCTCGGCCTGGTGGGCAACACCTTCGTCCTCCTTGTCCTCTGCCTGCACAGGAGCCGGCTCACGGTGCCCGATATCTACCTGGGGAACCTGGCCGGCGCCGACCTCCTGCTGCTAGCCTGCCTCCCGTTCTGGGCAGCCAACATTGCTGAGCGTTTTGCTTGGCCCTTCGGCCAGTTCCTCTGTCGCTTCGtcaacctcacaatctacatgAACCTCTGGAGCAGCATCTACCTGCTGGTGATGGTCAGCATAGATCGGTACCTCGCCCTGGTGAGGGTCCTCAACCCTGGGCGTATCCGCACAGTCTTCTGCGCCAAGATTAACTGCAGCCTGATCTGGGCCTTCAGCCTGCTGATGAGCAGCCCTGCCTTCCTGTTCCGCCGCGTGATCTTCCAGCCAGACCTCAATATATCTGCCTGCCTGCTTCAGTACCCTCAGCCGGACTGGAGGCTCAAGTTCGACATCGTCTTCATTGTTGGCGCCTTCTTCATTCCTGGAGCTGTCCTCAGCTTCTGCACTGCCAAGATCCTCAGCGTCCTCCGCAACGACCGCCTGCGACACTTCAGGCTGGTGCGCAAGGAAAGCAAGGCAACTGGCCTGATCCTCATCGTCCTCTTGGCCTTCTTAATCTGCTGGGTGCCCTTCCAGATTTTCCGGGTGCTGAAATTCTTCCAGATTGCAGACCTGCTGACTGGCTGTACCTGGAAAGAGGTCCTCAGTAATGGCAACCAGATTGTCACCTTCTTTGGATGTACCAACAGCTGCATCAACCCTGTCCTCTACGTTATGGTAGGGAAGCAGTTCCGCAAAAGGGCCAAGGAGCTCTACTCCCAGTCTGTGGGAAGGAGGAAGTCACTGCTGACATTCCGGGAGTCCACAGTGACCCATAACACACCCATCTCCACTCTGGAGAGGTTAGGCCGCTGA